A single genomic interval of Lentimicrobium saccharophilum harbors:
- a CDS encoding putative quinol monooxygenase, whose product MKTSAPVFIAVLSFFLNFTFQGHSQDVTSKSSDQHLVVLVKYKTQPLKSKEAVAGLTKLIEAVKTEPNFVSITILTDKNDPSVIMLYEEWSNEAYYYGDHMKTTHLQDFIIASRAYLIGPPEITGWKIEKKFAAE is encoded by the coding sequence ATGAAAACCTCAGCACCCGTATTTATTGCCGTTCTTTCTTTTTTCCTGAATTTCACTTTTCAGGGTCATTCACAGGATGTCACCAGCAAATCAAGTGACCAGCATCTGGTTGTGCTTGTAAAATACAAGACTCAACCATTGAAAAGCAAAGAAGCAGTTGCCGGTTTGACAAAGCTGATAGAGGCGGTAAAAACTGAGCCCAACTTTGTGAGCATCACCATACTGACGGATAAAAATGACCCTTCAGTAATCATGCTTTACGAAGAGTGGAGCAATGAGGCATACTACTACGGTGATCACATGAAGACGACCCATCTGCAGGATTTTATAATTGCATCACGAGCTTACCTGATTGGTCCGCCTGAAATTACCGGGTGGAAGATTGAGAAGAAATTTGCTGCAGAATAA